One window from the genome of Spiractinospora alimapuensis encodes:
- a CDS encoding DUF262 domain-containing protein produces MALEDTKPTTDIVEEHFDHRGTGVEAEQEPDTPESESGKPWNPDQIRVSTKQFSLRNVMDMIDDGSLELAPDFQRRQVWKVTQKSRLIESVLLQIPLPAFYFAEDADGMLRVVDGLQRLSTINSYVRGGETDGFALKGLEYLNEEGHRFAELSAPWQRRINNAQIVVHVIDPTTPREVTYDIFKRINTGGTPLNAQEIRHCMSQTRSRTILRELAETQEFNEAAGNLFGHVRMVDRELALRFTAFWLLGVDEYLKRPAMDAFLERTTACLDKPEMVPDEKVAELKMAFRTAMQNAALVFGPHAFRKWPLGTESRNPLNRALFETWSIALARFSEDDLHRRKGQVVAHARKLMTDNVDYLNAITASTGDAWRVRHRFEITQSAAEAGL; encoded by the coding sequence ATGGCGCTAGAGGACACGAAGCCCACTACGGACATCGTGGAAGAACACTTCGACCATCGTGGCACCGGCGTGGAGGCTGAACAGGAGCCAGACACACCGGAATCTGAATCCGGTAAGCCGTGGAATCCCGACCAGATCAGAGTCAGTACAAAGCAGTTCTCACTGCGCAACGTCATGGACATGATCGACGACGGGTCTCTGGAGCTGGCCCCCGACTTCCAGCGCCGACAGGTCTGGAAGGTGACGCAGAAGTCCCGCTTGATCGAATCGGTCCTACTCCAGATTCCTCTGCCGGCCTTCTATTTCGCCGAGGATGCCGACGGCATGCTGCGTGTTGTCGACGGCCTGCAGCGACTCTCCACAATCAACTCATACGTCCGTGGCGGGGAGACCGACGGTTTCGCCCTCAAGGGACTGGAGTACCTCAACGAGGAGGGCCATCGATTCGCTGAGCTTTCGGCACCTTGGCAGCGGCGCATCAACAACGCCCAGATTGTCGTTCACGTCATCGACCCGACGACTCCACGAGAGGTCACCTACGACATCTTCAAACGGATCAACACCGGCGGTACTCCGCTAAACGCCCAGGAGATCCGCCACTGCATGAGCCAGACACGCAGCCGCACTATCCTCCGCGAGCTCGCCGAAACGCAGGAGTTCAATGAGGCTGCGGGGAATCTATTCGGTCACGTCCGCATGGTCGATCGCGAACTCGCCCTGCGCTTCACCGCCTTCTGGCTCCTAGGCGTGGACGAGTACCTGAAGCGACCGGCTATGGACGCCTTCCTGGAACGCACCACGGCCTGCCTCGACAAACCCGAAATGGTGCCGGACGAGAAGGTCGCCGAACTTAAGATGGCGTTCCGCACGGCGATGCAAAACGCGGCACTTGTCTTCGGCCCACACGCCTTCCGCAAGTGGCCTCTGGGAACTGAGTCACGCAACCCGCTCAATCGTGCCCTATTCGAGACCTGGTCCATCGCGCTCGCCCGATTCAGTGAAGACGACCTGCATCGGCGCAAGGGTCAGGTCGTGGCCCATGCCCGGAAACTGATGACCGACAATGTGGACTATCTGAATGCCATCACTGCCTCTACCGGGGATGCTTGGCGAGTCCGCCACCGGTTCGAGATTACCCAGAGCGCCGCAGAGGCAGGACTGTGA
- a CDS encoding M20/M25/M40 family metallo-hydrolase, translating into MDGGRRMDVTGEEEVVGLCSELIAIDTSNFGDHSGPGERVAAEYVAEKLAEVGVEPEIYESHPKRSNVVVRIPGADPSRAPLLVHGHLDVVPAAAEDWSRHPFAGEVADGCVWGRGAIDMKNMDAMMLATLRDRLRSGRKPARDLVVAFVADEEAGGTWGAKYLVREHPELFADCTEAISEVGGFSLDVGQDRRLYLIETAEKGIAWMRLTARGTAGHGSMTNDDNAVTELADAVARLGRHEFPLRLTKTVRTLLEEVCEAFGIPFDENDVEGTVARMGPVARMVGATLRNSVNPTGLEAGYKVNVIPGSASALVDGRFLPGEEESFFAEVDRLLGPNVTREFIHHLPAVETDFSGGLVNAMGESLRAEDPGATTVPYCLSGGTDAKHFSDLDIRNFGFVPLRLPPEMDFAGMFHGVDERVPVDGLTFGVRVLDRFFDAC; encoded by the coding sequence ATGGACGGCGGTCGGCGGATGGATGTGACGGGGGAAGAGGAGGTTGTGGGGCTCTGCAGTGAGCTCATCGCGATCGATACCTCGAACTTTGGGGACCACTCGGGGCCGGGGGAGCGGGTCGCCGCGGAGTATGTGGCGGAGAAGCTGGCCGAGGTGGGGGTGGAGCCGGAGATCTACGAGTCGCACCCGAAGCGGTCCAACGTCGTCGTGCGGATCCCGGGGGCCGATCCGAGTCGGGCGCCGTTGCTCGTGCACGGGCATCTGGACGTGGTGCCGGCCGCGGCGGAGGACTGGAGCCGGCACCCGTTCGCGGGGGAGGTTGCGGACGGGTGCGTGTGGGGTCGCGGCGCGATCGACATGAAGAACATGGACGCGATGATGCTCGCCACGTTGCGGGACCGGCTGCGTTCCGGGCGTAAGCCCGCACGGGATCTCGTGGTGGCGTTCGTCGCGGACGAGGAGGCGGGCGGCACGTGGGGGGCGAAGTACCTCGTGCGTGAGCACCCGGAGTTGTTCGCCGACTGCACCGAGGCGATCAGTGAGGTGGGCGGGTTCAGTCTGGACGTCGGGCAGGACCGGCGGCTGTACCTCATCGAGACCGCGGAGAAGGGCATCGCGTGGATGCGTCTCACCGCGCGGGGCACGGCCGGCCACGGGTCCATGACCAACGACGACAACGCGGTGACCGAACTCGCCGACGCGGTCGCGCGCCTGGGCCGGCACGAGTTCCCGCTGCGACTCACCAAGACGGTGCGGACCCTGCTGGAGGAGGTGTGCGAGGCGTTCGGGATCCCGTTCGACGAGAACGACGTCGAGGGCACCGTCGCCCGGATGGGGCCGGTCGCCCGAATGGTCGGCGCCACCCTGCGCAACTCGGTGAACCCGACCGGGCTGGAAGCGGGGTACAAGGTCAACGTCATCCCCGGGTCCGCGTCGGCCCTGGTGGACGGCCGGTTCCTGCCAGGGGAAGAGGAGTCGTTCTTCGCGGAGGTCGACCGGCTGCTGGGCCCCAACGTCACGCGTGAGTTCATCCACCACCTCCCCGCGGTGGAGACGGACTTCTCGGGTGGCTTGGTGAACGCCATGGGTGAGTCCCTGCGCGCGGAGGACCCCGGAGCCACCACCGTTCCCTACTGCCTGTCCGGCGGGACGGACGCCAAGCACTTCAGCGACCTGGATATCCGCAACTTCGGCTTCGTACCCCTTCGTCTGCCCCCCGAGATGGACTTCGCGGGCATGTTCCACGGAGTCGACGAGCGTGTCCCGGTGGACGGGCTCACGTTCGGTGTCCGTGTCCTTGACCGATTCTTTGACGCCTGCTGA